One window of the Enterobacter huaxiensis genome contains the following:
- the prfC gene encoding peptide chain release factor 3, whose amino-acid sequence MTLSPYLQEVAKRRTFAIISHPDAGKTTITEKVLLFGQAIQTAGTVKGRGSSQHAKSDWMEMEKQRGISITTSVMQFPYHDCLVNLLDTPGHEDFSEDTYRTLTAVDCCLMVIDAAKGVEDRTRKLMEVTRLRDTPILTFMNKLDRDIRDPMEVMDEVESELKIACAPITWPIGCGKLFKGVYHLYKDEVYLYQTGKGHTIQEVRTVKGLDNPDLDVAIGEELAAQLRDELELVKGASHEFDKELFLAGEITPVFFGTALGNFGVDHMLDGLVEWAPRPMPRKTDTREVEAQEEKFTGFVFKIQANMDPKHRDRVAFMRVVSGKYEKGMKLRQVRIGKDVVISDALTFMAGDRSHVEEAYPGDIIGLHNHGTIQIGDTFTQGEMMKFTGIPNFAPELFRRIRLRDPLKQKQLLKGLVQLSEEGAVQVFRPISNNDLIVGAVGVLQFDVVVARLKSEYNVEAIYESVNVATARWVECSDVKKFEEFKRKNEIQLALDGGDNLTYIAPTMVNLNLTQERYPDVQFRKTREH is encoded by the coding sequence ATGACGTTGTCTCCTTATCTGCAAGAGGTGGCTAAACGCCGCACTTTTGCCATTATCTCGCACCCGGATGCCGGTAAAACGACCATCACCGAGAAGGTCCTGCTGTTCGGACAGGCGATCCAGACTGCCGGTACCGTTAAAGGCCGTGGCTCCAGCCAGCACGCAAAATCTGACTGGATGGAGATGGAAAAGCAGCGTGGTATCTCCATTACCACCTCCGTGATGCAGTTCCCGTATCACGACTGCCTGGTGAACCTGCTGGACACCCCGGGCCACGAAGACTTCTCCGAAGATACCTACCGTACCCTGACGGCGGTGGACTGCTGTCTGATGGTTATCGATGCCGCTAAAGGGGTCGAAGACAGGACCCGTAAGCTGATGGAAGTCACCCGTCTGCGCGACACGCCGATCCTCACCTTCATGAACAAACTCGACCGTGACATCCGCGATCCGATGGAAGTGATGGACGAAGTTGAAAGCGAGCTGAAGATCGCCTGCGCGCCGATTACCTGGCCAATCGGCTGCGGCAAGCTGTTTAAAGGGGTTTATCACCTCTACAAAGACGAAGTGTATCTTTATCAGACCGGTAAGGGTCACACCATTCAGGAAGTCCGCACCGTGAAGGGGCTGGATAATCCGGATCTGGACGTTGCCATCGGTGAAGAGCTGGCCGCGCAGCTGCGCGACGAGCTGGAGCTGGTGAAAGGTGCCTCCCACGAGTTCGATAAAGAGCTGTTCCTGGCCGGTGAAATCACCCCTGTGTTCTTCGGTACCGCGCTGGGTAACTTCGGCGTTGACCATATGCTTGACGGACTGGTTGAGTGGGCGCCGCGCCCGATGCCGCGTAAAACCGACACCCGCGAGGTGGAAGCGCAGGAAGAGAAATTTACCGGCTTCGTCTTCAAAATTCAGGCCAACATGGACCCGAAACACCGCGACCGCGTGGCCTTTATGCGCGTGGTATCCGGAAAGTACGAGAAGGGCATGAAGCTGCGCCAGGTGCGTATCGGGAAAGATGTTGTTATTTCCGACGCGCTGACCTTCATGGCGGGTGACCGTTCGCACGTTGAAGAGGCCTATCCGGGCGATATCATCGGCCTGCATAACCACGGCACTATTCAGATCGGTGATACCTTCACCCAGGGCGAAATGATGAAGTTCACCGGCATTCCGAACTTCGCACCGGAACTGTTCCGTCGCATTCGCCTGCGCGATCCGCTGAAGCAGAAACAGCTGCTGAAGGGGCTGGTTCAGCTGTCCGAAGAGGGCGCCGTGCAGGTGTTCCGCCCAATTTCGAACAACGATCTGATCGTTGGCGCGGTCGGCGTGCTGCAGTTTGACGTGGTGGTTGCGCGTCTGAAGAGCGAGTACAACGTGGAAGCGATTTACGAATCCGTAAACGTGGCGACCGCGCGCTGGGTTGAGTGTTCTGACGTGAAGAAATTTGAAGAATTTAAGCGTAAGAACGAAATTCAGCTGGCGCTGGACGGCGGGGATAACCTGACCTATATCGCCCCAACCATGGTTAACCTTAACCTGACGCAGGAACGTTATCCTGACGTTCAGTTCCGCAAAACGCGCGAACACTAA
- the yjjG gene encoding pyrimidine 5'-nucleotidase: MKWDWIFFDADETLFTFDSFGGLQRMFLDYSVTFTAEDFQDYQAVNKPLWVDYQNGAITALQLQHQRFDLWAERLSVSPGSLNDAFLNAMADICAPLPGAVSLLDSLKGKARLGIITNGFTALQQIRLERTGLRDHFDALVISEEVGVPKPDPRIFDYALAQAGNPDRDRVLMVGDTAESDILGGINSGLSTVWLNAHGRVQPEGIEPTWTVTSLNELEQLLCKQ; encoded by the coding sequence ATGAAATGGGACTGGATTTTCTTTGATGCCGACGAAACGCTGTTTACGTTTGACTCGTTCGGCGGCCTACAGCGGATGTTTCTCGACTATAGCGTAACCTTCACCGCTGAAGATTTTCAGGACTATCAGGCGGTGAACAAGCCGCTGTGGGTGGACTACCAGAACGGAGCCATCACCGCGTTACAACTTCAGCACCAGCGTTTTGACCTCTGGGCCGAACGTCTGAGCGTCAGCCCCGGATCGCTGAACGATGCCTTCCTGAACGCAATGGCGGACATCTGCGCGCCGCTGCCGGGCGCAGTGTCTCTGCTGGATTCGCTGAAAGGTAAAGCCAGGCTTGGGATCATCACCAACGGCTTTACCGCGCTGCAGCAGATCCGCCTTGAGCGCACCGGCCTGCGCGATCATTTCGACGCGCTGGTGATCTCCGAAGAGGTGGGCGTGCCGAAGCCGGACCCGCGTATTTTCGACTATGCGCTGGCGCAGGCGGGCAACCCTGACCGCGATCGCGTGCTGATGGTGGGCGATACCGCAGAGTCCGATATTCTTGGTGGCATCAACTCCGGGCTGTCGACCGTCTGGCTCAACGCGCATGGTCGCGTGCAGCCTGAAGGCATCGAGCCGACCTGGACCGTCACGTCATTGAACGAACTGGAGCAGCTCCTGTGTAAACAATGA